In Saccharothrix syringae, the following are encoded in one genomic region:
- a CDS encoding amidase domain-containing protein: MPRNRLATRFVIGATVVALAQFAGPATAEVPELITNAPYPVDDTISRSLTPNLSVYAPARPGRPAPSVEFELFGADRTARLAGATGTRGQDGRVNWVVPAGVLADVNEYAWRSRVVVSGRPGAWSEFQVLVADTAEGVDLPSSPPTPRAVEGLAVTPADGGGYVTWQGADPGPGAFVTHYVVEAYPAGGTTPAAQVVVDGTEDHAVVGGLSAQVEYEYGVTALNDWHAGPAARTGPARPAVAPLPAAEFTTMSTEYLLARGKLSAGEAATPAEAAEASPSRDAIRDAVLTDGPEDVEQREFLAKRRLDITSHVASLSDVVVLPSPDGATVTVLATAEQTFGQRATSTDGGVQQVPEERSGRYEFSFVPTAGAVGARSAGAAWELASATPPPTSVEEPVPPAAAEATEPDDGPVPEPVLTDGDSFVEGPPLMQAEGVNTNKIADYANRYWRSPNKSFKIKDKNRDCTNFASQALRYAGLKKKSGYYKSDSAWWYHGVWPIYGSYTWYAAHNQFKHMYKKRRAVFRGYFNQAVRGDILYFDNTGNGTIDHVAVVNGVWKSHIFYTQHSDPRSNVPLWDTLRLKKNRNMKVYIAHVTG, encoded by the coding sequence GTGCCCAGAAACCGATTGGCCACCAGGTTCGTGATCGGCGCGACCGTCGTCGCGCTGGCGCAGTTCGCGGGACCCGCCACGGCCGAGGTCCCCGAGCTGATCACCAACGCGCCGTACCCGGTCGACGACACGATCAGCAGGTCGCTGACGCCGAACCTCTCGGTGTACGCGCCCGCCCGCCCCGGCAGGCCGGCGCCGTCCGTCGAGTTCGAGCTGTTCGGCGCCGACCGGACCGCGCGGCTCGCCGGCGCGACCGGGACCCGCGGCCAGGACGGGCGGGTGAACTGGGTCGTACCGGCCGGCGTGCTCGCCGACGTGAACGAGTACGCCTGGCGCAGCCGGGTCGTCGTCAGCGGCAGGCCGGGCGCCTGGTCGGAGTTCCAGGTGCTCGTCGCCGACACCGCCGAAGGCGTGGACCTGCCCTCCAGCCCCCCGACCCCGCGCGCGGTGGAAGGGCTCGCCGTGACACCCGCGGACGGCGGCGGGTACGTGACGTGGCAGGGTGCCGACCCCGGTCCCGGTGCGTTCGTGACGCACTACGTGGTGGAGGCGTACCCGGCAGGCGGCACCACGCCGGCGGCGCAGGTCGTGGTCGACGGCACCGAGGACCACGCGGTGGTCGGCGGGCTGTCCGCGCAGGTCGAGTACGAGTACGGCGTCACCGCGCTCAACGACTGGCACGCCGGTCCCGCCGCGCGCACCGGGCCCGCGCGGCCCGCGGTCGCGCCGCTGCCCGCGGCCGAGTTCACCACCATGTCGACCGAGTACCTGCTGGCCCGCGGGAAGCTGTCGGCGGGCGAGGCGGCCACGCCGGCCGAAGCGGCGGAGGCGAGCCCGAGCCGCGACGCCATCCGCGACGCGGTGCTGACCGACGGCCCCGAGGACGTGGAGCAGCGGGAGTTCCTGGCGAAGCGACGCCTGGACATCACCTCGCACGTCGCGAGCCTGAGCGACGTGGTCGTGCTGCCCAGCCCGGACGGCGCCACCGTGACGGTGCTCGCCACCGCGGAGCAGACGTTCGGCCAGCGCGCCACGTCGACCGACGGCGGGGTCCAGCAGGTGCCCGAGGAGCGCAGCGGCCGGTACGAGTTCTCGTTCGTCCCCACCGCGGGCGCGGTGGGTGCGCGCAGCGCCGGTGCCGCGTGGGAGCTGGCCTCCGCCACGCCTCCGCCGACGAGCGTCGAGGAACCGGTCCCACCGGCCGCCGCCGAAGCCACCGAGCCGGACGACGGCCCCGTGCCGGAGCCGGTCCTCACGGACGGGGACTCGTTCGTCGAAGGACCACCGCTGATGCAGGCCGAGGGCGTCAACACGAACAAGATCGCGGACTACGCGAACAGGTACTGGAGGTCCCCGAACAAGAGCTTCAAGATCAAGGACAAGAACCGCGACTGCACGAATTTCGCGTCACAGGCCCTGCGCTACGCCGGCCTGAAGAAGAAGAGCGGCTACTACAAGTCCGACAGCGCCTGGTGGTACCACGGCGTGTGGCCGATCTACGGGTCCTACACCTGGTACGCGGCCCACAACCAGTTCAAGCACATGTACAAGAAGCGCCGTGCGGTCTTCCGCGGTTACTTCAACCAGGCGGTCCGCGGCGACATCCTCTACTTCGACAACACCGGCAACGGCACGATCGACCACGTCGCGGTCGTCAACGGCGTGTGGAAGAGCCACATCTTCTACACCCAGCACTCGGACCCCCGCAGCAACGTCCCCCTCTGGGACACGTTGAGGCTGAAGAAGAACCGGAACATGAAGGTCTACATCGCCCACGTCACCGGCTGA
- a CDS encoding peptide ABC transporter substrate-binding protein, producing MSRARLVPAALAVAVVAAGCGAAQETPSGSNTDAGITIFNTEPENPLVPGNTTEVGGSRVLDAMFTGLVEYRAEDAQPVNAMAESIETTDSKVFTVKIKPGWTFHDGTPVTAKSFVDAWNWTAYGPNATQGASFFSQIEGFDEVHPDDPDGADGPQQAPTPAVKEMSGLKVDNDNQFTITLSEPFSVFPVTIGYEVFAPLPEAFFKDQKAFEAAPIGNGPFKFASRAVGTDIKLTRYDDYKGDDKPKFKDLTLKVYQSRESAYADLVANNLDFMEELPPNALAGKKYETDLGDRVVQRETLNMQTIAFPFYLPPYDNVELRRAISMAINREEITQRIFEGTRKPADGWVHPLMKGYKPGQCGDYCTFNEAKAKEAFAKSGYTGEIILLSNTDGGHQEWAEAVANSIKNTLGVEARFVPSTSFGEFRQKVNAHEMTGMYRAGWIADYPSIENWLTPLYRTGASSNDGLYSNPAFDAKLAEANRAPSEEKAIELYLEAERIMAPDVPTIPLWTQYTIAGKSDRLKVANLDPFRTLDLESVEVA from the coding sequence ATGTCACGTGCACGCTTAGTTCCCGCAGCACTCGCGGTCGCCGTGGTGGCGGCCGGCTGCGGAGCCGCCCAGGAGACCCCGTCGGGCTCGAACACCGACGCCGGGATCACGATCTTCAACACCGAGCCGGAGAACCCGCTGGTGCCCGGCAACACCACCGAGGTGGGCGGCAGCCGGGTGCTCGACGCGATGTTCACCGGGCTCGTCGAGTACCGGGCGGAGGACGCGCAGCCGGTCAACGCGATGGCCGAGTCGATCGAGACGACCGACTCCAAGGTCTTCACCGTGAAGATCAAGCCGGGCTGGACGTTCCACGACGGCACGCCGGTCACCGCGAAGAGCTTCGTGGACGCCTGGAACTGGACCGCCTACGGCCCCAACGCCACCCAGGGCGCCAGCTTCTTCTCCCAGATCGAGGGCTTCGACGAGGTCCACCCGGACGACCCCGACGGCGCGGACGGGCCGCAGCAGGCGCCGACGCCCGCGGTCAAGGAGATGTCCGGGCTCAAGGTCGACAACGACAACCAGTTCACCATCACCCTGTCCGAGCCGTTCTCGGTCTTCCCGGTCACCATCGGCTACGAGGTGTTCGCGCCGCTGCCGGAGGCGTTCTTCAAGGACCAGAAGGCGTTCGAGGCCGCCCCGATCGGCAACGGCCCGTTCAAGTTCGCCTCGCGCGCGGTCGGCACCGACATCAAGCTGACCCGCTACGACGACTACAAGGGCGACGACAAGCCGAAGTTCAAGGACCTGACGCTGAAGGTCTACCAGAGCCGCGAGTCGGCCTACGCGGACCTCGTCGCGAACAACCTGGACTTCATGGAGGAGCTGCCCCCCAACGCCCTGGCGGGCAAGAAGTACGAGACGGACCTGGGCGACCGGGTCGTGCAGCGCGAGACGCTGAACATGCAGACCATCGCGTTCCCGTTCTACCTGCCGCCCTACGACAACGTGGAGCTGCGGCGCGCGATCTCCATGGCCATCAACCGCGAGGAGATCACCCAGCGCATCTTCGAGGGCACCCGCAAGCCCGCCGACGGCTGGGTGCACCCGCTGATGAAGGGGTACAAGCCGGGCCAGTGCGGTGACTACTGCACGTTCAACGAGGCGAAGGCCAAGGAGGCGTTCGCGAAGTCCGGCTACACCGGCGAGATCATCCTGCTGTCCAACACCGACGGCGGTCACCAGGAGTGGGCCGAGGCGGTGGCGAACAGCATCAAGAACACGCTCGGCGTGGAGGCCCGGTTCGTGCCGTCGACGAGCTTCGGCGAGTTCCGCCAGAAGGTCAACGCGCACGAGATGACCGGCATGTACCGGGCGGGCTGGATCGCCGACTACCCGTCGATCGAGAACTGGCTGACGCCGCTGTACCGCACCGGCGCGTCCTCCAACGACGGCCTCTACTCCAACCCGGCGTTCGACGCGAAGCTCGCCGAGGCCAACCGGGCGCCGAGCGAGGAGAAGGCCATCGAGCTGTACCTGGAGGCCGAGCGGATCATGGCGCCGGACGTGCCGACCATCCCGCTGTGGACGCAGTACACCATCGCCGGCAAGTCCGACCGGTTGAAGGTCGCGAACCTCGACCCGTTCCGCACCCTCGACCTCGAATCCGTGGAAGTGGCGTAG
- a CDS encoding ABC transporter permease translates to MTEQIATLVEERPRGLFGDAWHALRRRALFWVAVSIITLVVLMALFPGLFASGDPNLAQLSRSRGAPSSQAWFGYDNQGYDIYTRVVYGARASIVVGLLSAVGVALVGATLGMLAGFYGGWLDAVVSRVADIFVGVPFVLGAIVILTTLNAAGDAGTVRIVAQVVLSISVLSWPVSMRIMRSTAIAAKQQDYVKAARALGAPPSRIIAKHLLPNCVAPVLVYATIALGAFIGAEATLSYLGIGLRPPVVSWGVMINSAKDYLRVAPHALLFPAGFLTATVLAFVMLGDAVREALDPKLR, encoded by the coding sequence ATGACTGAGCAGATCGCCACGCTCGTGGAGGAACGCCCCCGCGGCCTGTTCGGCGACGCCTGGCACGCCCTGCGCCGCCGCGCGCTGTTCTGGGTGGCGGTGTCGATCATCACGCTGGTCGTGCTGATGGCGCTGTTCCCGGGGCTGTTCGCGTCCGGCGACCCGAACCTGGCGCAGCTGTCCCGCTCGCGCGGCGCGCCGTCGTCGCAGGCGTGGTTCGGCTACGACAACCAGGGCTACGACATCTACACGCGGGTCGTGTACGGCGCGCGGGCGTCGATCGTGGTGGGGCTGCTGTCCGCGGTCGGCGTGGCGCTGGTGGGCGCGACGCTCGGCATGCTCGCCGGGTTCTACGGCGGGTGGCTCGACGCGGTGGTCTCGCGCGTCGCGGACATCTTCGTGGGCGTGCCGTTCGTGCTCGGCGCGATCGTCATCCTGACCACGCTGAACGCGGCGGGCGACGCGGGCACGGTGCGGATCGTCGCGCAGGTCGTGCTGTCGATCTCGGTGCTGTCGTGGCCGGTGTCGATGCGGATCATGCGGTCCACCGCCATCGCCGCCAAGCAGCAGGACTACGTGAAGGCGGCGCGGGCGCTGGGCGCGCCGCCGTCGCGGATCATCGCCAAGCACCTGCTGCCCAACTGCGTGGCACCCGTGCTGGTGTACGCGACGATCGCGCTCGGCGCGTTCATCGGTGCCGAGGCGACCCTGTCCTACCTGGGCATCGGGCTGCGCCCGCCGGTCGTGTCGTGGGGCGTGATGATCAACAGCGCCAAGGACTACCTGCGGGTCGCGCCGCACGCGCTGCTGTTCCCGGCCGGGTTCCTGACCGCCACCGTGCTGGCGTTCGTGATGCTGGGCGACGCCGTGCGCGAAGCCCTCGACCCCAAGTTGCGGTGA
- a CDS encoding ABC transporter permease, whose translation MGRYVLRRLLQMVPVFLGTTFLIYVMVWAVPGDPFEGKCGERDCPESYVSAMRERFNLDDPLLVQYAKYLGNLLRGDFGLTSSGLQVSDRIAATFPVTLKLALVALVVEAVIGITAGVVSGLRNRGFLDSLVLVSTLFLISIPVFVTGYVVQLVFGLQLGLISPTVTSPTIGNLVVPGFVLASLSMAYVARLSRASISENRRADYVRTALAKGLPPRRVVGVHLLRNSLIPVITFLGTDLGAFLGGAIVTEGIFNVPGVGGLVFRSILTKDGAMVTGVVTVLVLVYLLMTLLVDLLYAVLDPRIRYD comes from the coding sequence TTGGGGCGCTACGTGCTGCGCAGGCTGCTCCAGATGGTCCCGGTGTTCCTCGGGACGACGTTCCTGATCTACGTGATGGTGTGGGCGGTGCCCGGCGACCCGTTCGAGGGCAAGTGCGGCGAGCGGGACTGCCCCGAGTCGTACGTGTCCGCGATGCGGGAGAGGTTCAACCTCGACGACCCGCTGCTCGTGCAGTACGCCAAGTACCTGGGCAACCTGCTGCGGGGCGACTTCGGGCTGACCTCGTCGGGGCTCCAGGTCTCCGACCGGATCGCCGCGACGTTCCCCGTCACGCTCAAGCTCGCCCTGGTGGCCCTGGTCGTCGAGGCGGTCATCGGCATCACCGCGGGCGTGGTGTCCGGGCTGCGCAACCGCGGGTTCCTGGACAGCCTGGTGCTGGTGTCGACGCTGTTCCTCATCTCGATCCCGGTGTTCGTCACTGGTTACGTCGTGCAGCTGGTGTTCGGCCTCCAACTGGGCCTGATCTCGCCGACGGTGACGAGCCCGACGATCGGCAACCTGGTCGTGCCCGGGTTCGTGCTGGCGTCGCTGTCCATGGCGTACGTGGCGCGGCTGTCGCGGGCGAGCATCTCCGAGAACAGGCGGGCCGACTACGTGCGCACGGCGCTGGCCAAGGGCCTGCCGCCACGCCGCGTGGTGGGCGTGCACCTGCTGCGGAACTCGCTGATCCCGGTGATCACCTTCCTCGGCACCGACCTGGGCGCGTTCCTCGGCGGCGCGATCGTCACCGAGGGCATCTTCAACGTGCCCGGCGTCGGCGGCCTGGTGTTCCGCTCGATCCTGACCAAGGACGGCGCGATGGTCACCGGCGTGGTCACCGTCCTGGTGCTCGTGTACCTGCTGATGACGCTGCTGGTGGACCTCCTCTACGCCGTCCTGGACCCGAGGATTCGCTATGACTGA
- a CDS encoding response regulator transcription factor, with translation MGRDAVTTVVVVDDHPVVVAGIRAWCAAAEPPVEVVEVGATPGVAWTGEGGRADVVVFDLHLDGRVPAFADLRHLVEVGRRVVVYTMRDDRETVLTCLDIGVSAYLTKAEGPAHLIAAIRAARHNAPFTTPTMARAISTDRRSDRPRLTAREVDVLVSWFACESKDLVARKLGLSVKTVNTYIDRARVRYANAGRPAPTKAALVARAVQDGLIRLDDL, from the coding sequence GTGGGGCGCGACGCGGTGACCACGGTCGTGGTGGTGGACGACCACCCGGTCGTGGTGGCGGGCATCCGGGCCTGGTGCGCCGCCGCCGAACCGCCCGTGGAGGTGGTCGAGGTCGGCGCGACGCCCGGCGTGGCGTGGACCGGCGAGGGCGGCCGGGCCGACGTCGTCGTGTTCGACCTGCACCTCGACGGCCGGGTGCCCGCCTTCGCCGACCTGCGCCACCTCGTCGAGGTCGGTCGCCGGGTCGTCGTCTACACCATGCGCGACGACCGCGAGACCGTGCTCACGTGCCTCGACATCGGGGTGTCGGCCTACCTGACCAAGGCGGAGGGGCCCGCCCACCTGATCGCCGCGATCCGCGCCGCCCGCCACAACGCGCCGTTCACCACGCCGACGATGGCCCGCGCCATCAGCACCGACCGCCGGTCCGACCGGCCCCGGTTGACCGCGCGGGAGGTGGACGTGCTGGTGAGCTGGTTCGCCTGCGAGTCCAAGGACCTGGTGGCGCGCAAGCTCGGCCTGTCCGTGAAGACGGTCAACACCTACATCGACCGCGCCCGCGTCCGGTACGCCAACGCGGGTCGGCCCGCGCCGACCAAGGCCGCCCTGGTCGCGCGGGCCGTCCAGGACGGCCTGATCCGGCTCGACGACCTGTGA